In Leptodesmis sichuanensis A121, the following are encoded in one genomic region:
- the glmS gene encoding glutamine--fructose-6-phosphate transaminase (isomerizing), with the protein MCGIVGYIGTQPASHILLEGLRKLEYRGYDSAGIATVLNDQIHCVRAKGKLHHLQEKLAGEENPAQIGIGHTRWATHGKPEEYNAHPHTDTHRRIAVVQNGIIENYRELRDELKALGHEFRSDTDTETIPHLIAECLQGIRDQESGSGERDGTIQNSKFKIQNSKFLEAVRQAVNKLQGAFAIAVINADYPDELIVARQQAPLVLGFGQGEFYCASDTPALVPYTRAVLPLENGELARLTPLGVEVYSFEGQRLRKAPRTLNWNPVMVEKQGFKHFMLKEIYEQPGVVRECLETYLNQEWGAESSDQELGIRDLGLGIRESQENSESRSTAAKGQSKIQNPKSEIQNSPICLNLPADFYQDLQQIQIVACGTSWHAALVGKYLLEQLAGIPTQVQYASEFRYAPAPVTPHTLTIGVTQSGETADTLAALEMEIQRRSGLAKEYQPRLLGITNRPESTLGQLIPQIIDTRAGIEIGVAATKTFVAQLVAFYLLALDLAYQRQTLSPDQFNKILDGLRQLPAEIEMILESQERYIEELAHDFAETQDFIFLGRGINFPIALEGALKLKEISYIHAEGYPAGEMKHGPIALLDAKVPVVTIAMPGTVFEKVLSNAQEARARDARLIGVTPMDEQEAEDTFDTLIPVPHVDEILSPLVTVIPMQLLAYHIAARRGLDVDQPRNLAKSVTVE; encoded by the coding sequence ATGTGTGGAATTGTCGGCTATATCGGAACTCAGCCCGCCAGTCATATTTTGCTTGAAGGACTGCGGAAACTGGAGTATCGGGGGTATGACTCAGCAGGCATCGCCACCGTATTAAACGATCAGATCCACTGCGTTCGGGCCAAAGGCAAGCTCCATCATTTGCAGGAGAAATTAGCTGGAGAGGAAAATCCCGCTCAAATTGGCATTGGTCACACCCGCTGGGCGACTCACGGCAAACCTGAAGAATACAATGCCCATCCTCATACGGATACTCACCGGCGCATCGCTGTTGTGCAAAATGGCATCATCGAAAATTACCGCGAACTGCGAGACGAGTTGAAAGCCTTAGGCCATGAGTTCCGTTCTGACACCGATACCGAGACGATTCCTCATTTAATTGCCGAGTGTTTGCAGGGAATCAGGGATCAGGAATCGGGGAGCGGGGAGCGGGATGGGACAATTCAAAATTCAAAATTCAAAATTCAAAATTCAAAATTCCTGGAAGCCGTTCGGCAAGCTGTCAATAAGTTGCAGGGAGCGTTTGCGATCGCCGTCATCAACGCTGACTATCCCGATGAACTGATCGTGGCTCGTCAGCAGGCTCCTCTGGTACTTGGCTTTGGTCAGGGTGAGTTTTACTGCGCCTCCGATACCCCCGCCCTGGTGCCTTACACTCGTGCTGTTCTGCCCCTGGAAAATGGTGAACTGGCCCGCCTGACACCCCTGGGAGTTGAAGTCTATTCCTTTGAAGGACAACGCCTGCGAAAAGCCCCCCGTACCCTCAACTGGAATCCCGTCATGGTGGAAAAGCAGGGCTTCAAACACTTCATGCTCAAGGAAATCTATGAGCAGCCGGGTGTGGTCAGGGAGTGTTTGGAAACGTATTTGAACCAGGAGTGGGGAGCGGAGAGCAGCGATCAGGAATTAGGGATTAGGGATCTGGGATTGGGGATTAGGGAAAGTCAAGAAAACTCTGAAAGTCGATCGACCGCGGCCAAAGGACAATCCAAAATCCAAAATCCAAAGTCCGAAATTCAAAATTCTCCGATTTGCCTCAATTTGCCTGCCGATTTCTATCAGGATTTGCAACAGATTCAAATTGTGGCCTGTGGCACCAGTTGGCATGCGGCATTGGTCGGTAAATATTTGCTGGAACAACTGGCAGGGATTCCCACCCAGGTACAATATGCTTCTGAATTTCGCTATGCACCTGCACCTGTAACCCCACATACATTGACGATCGGGGTCACTCAATCTGGAGAAACGGCAGATACCTTAGCCGCCCTGGAAATGGAAATTCAGCGGCGATCGGGGTTAGCGAAAGAATATCAACCTCGTCTGCTGGGAATTACCAACCGCCCCGAAAGCACCCTGGGACAACTGATTCCCCAGATTATTGATACTCGTGCTGGGATTGAAATTGGCGTGGCAGCCACGAAAACATTTGTGGCTCAACTGGTTGCCTTTTACCTGTTGGCTCTGGATCTGGCCTATCAGCGTCAAACTCTATCACCGGATCAGTTCAACAAGATTCTCGATGGGTTGCGTCAGTTGCCTGCTGAAATTGAAATGATTCTGGAAAGTCAGGAACGCTATATCGAAGAACTGGCGCATGACTTTGCCGAGACTCAAGATTTCATCTTTTTGGGACGCGGCATTAACTTCCCGATCGCCCTTGAAGGTGCGCTCAAGCTCAAGGAAATCAGCTATATCCATGCCGAGGGTTATCCCGCTGGAGAAATGAAACATGGGCCGATCGCCTTGTTGGATGCGAAAGTTCCCGTAGTGACGATCGCGATGCCGGGAACCGTGTTTGAAAAAGTCCTCTCTAATGCCCAGGAAGCGAGAGCCAGGGATGCCCGGTTGATTGGCGTGACTCCAATGGATGAACAGGAGGCGGAGGATACGTTTGATACGCTGATTCCGGTGCCGCATGTGGATGAAATTCTGTCTCCCCTGGTAACGGTGATTCCGATGCAACTGCTGGCTTATCATATTGCCGCTCGACGCGGCTTAGATGTGGATCAACCGCGCAACCTGGCGAAAAGCGTTACAGTCGAGTAA
- the hslO gene encoding Hsp33 family molecular chaperone HslO translates to MADQLIRATAADGGIRAVSVITTRLTEEARQRHKLSYVATAALGRTMAAGLLFASSMKRPQSRVNIRIRGDGPLGGILVDAGLNGTVRGYVDYPDVELPPKPNGKLDVGGAVGENGYVYVVRDVGYGYPYSSTVELVSGEIGDDLTHYLATSEQTPSALMVGVFTDITGVTAAGGLLVQILPKAARDEALVRLLESRLAAFQGFTPLLQAGKSLHDIFEELLGDMGLEILPEVQMVRFHCGCSHQRVLGALKLFSQAELEDMIEKDKGAEATCDFCGTVYQASESELIDLLAELRAEG, encoded by the coding sequence ATGGCAGATCAGCTAATTCGAGCAACGGCAGCAGATGGAGGTATCCGGGCCGTCAGTGTGATTACGACTCGCCTCACGGAGGAAGCCAGACAGCGCCACAAATTGTCCTATGTGGCAACGGCTGCACTGGGACGAACGATGGCGGCTGGGCTGTTATTTGCGTCCAGCATGAAGCGGCCCCAATCGCGGGTCAATATCCGAATTCGGGGAGATGGCCCGTTGGGTGGAATTCTCGTAGATGCTGGGTTGAATGGGACGGTACGGGGCTACGTGGATTATCCTGATGTCGAACTTCCCCCCAAACCCAACGGCAAGCTAGATGTAGGGGGAGCCGTTGGTGAGAATGGCTATGTCTATGTGGTACGAGATGTGGGCTATGGTTATCCCTACTCCAGCACCGTAGAACTGGTATCCGGTGAAATTGGGGATGACCTGACCCACTACCTGGCGACCTCCGAGCAAACGCCATCCGCTCTGATGGTGGGCGTGTTCACTGACATTACTGGCGTGACTGCTGCCGGAGGTTTACTGGTACAAATTCTGCCTAAAGCAGCCAGAGATGAAGCGTTGGTTCGTTTATTAGAATCCCGGTTGGCCGCTTTTCAAGGATTTACGCCGCTGCTGCAGGCAGGCAAATCTTTGCACGACATCTTTGAGGAGTTGCTGGGCGATATGGGCCTGGAAATTCTGCCAGAGGTGCAAATGGTGCGTTTCCACTGTGGCTGTTCTCATCAACGGGTACTGGGAGCCTTGAAACTGTTCAGTCAGGCGGAGCTAGAAGACATGATTGAAAAGGACAAAGGAGCAGAAGCCACCTGCGACTTCTGTGGCACAGTGTATCAAGCCAGTGAGAGCGAGTTGATTGATTTGCTGGCCGAGCTGCGGGCAGAAGGGTGA
- a CDS encoding Uma2 family endonuclease produces the protein MLQPDLERLPTSDELPDSDDTPVDNEEQNFVPNVLLFLLEYIWKQRQDWFFAVDMGIYHTTGANPRVPVIPDAFLSLGVERRKGGKARKSYVMWEEANIPPILTLEVVSQTPGGEYEEKMEIYARLGVLYYVVYNPLFWQRDGQLPFAVYKLVNGTYELQIGEPFWMPEVGLGIGRCPLVDDPLGREVLSWYDAHGDRYISEAEAERQRAEAERQRAEAERQRAEAERQRAEAERQRAERLAERLRQLGEDI, from the coding sequence ATGCTTCAGCCAGACCTGGAACGACTACCCACCAGCGACGAATTACCCGATTCGGATGATACGCCTGTGGATAATGAAGAGCAAAATTTCGTTCCTAATGTGTTGCTGTTTCTGTTGGAATACATTTGGAAACAGCGGCAGGATTGGTTCTTTGCCGTAGATATGGGGATTTATCACACCACAGGAGCCAATCCCAGAGTCCCTGTGATTCCAGATGCTTTTTTGAGTTTGGGGGTGGAACGGCGCAAGGGAGGCAAGGCCCGCAAAAGCTATGTGATGTGGGAAGAAGCAAATATCCCACCGATTCTGACCCTGGAGGTGGTGTCGCAAACGCCGGGGGGAGAATATGAGGAAAAGATGGAGATTTATGCCAGGTTAGGCGTACTCTATTACGTGGTTTACAACCCACTGTTTTGGCAACGGGATGGGCAATTACCGTTTGCAGTCTACAAATTAGTCAATGGTACTTATGAACTGCAAATTGGGGAGCCATTTTGGATGCCGGAAGTTGGCCTGGGTATAGGTCGTTGTCCTCTGGTTGATGATCCCCTGGGCCGAGAAGTGTTGAGTTGGTATGATGCCCACGGCGATCGCTACATTAGTGAAGCAGAAGCAGAACGGCAACGGGCAGAAGCAGAACGGCAACGGGCAGAAGCAGAACGGCAACGGGCAGAAGCAGAACGGCAACGGGCAGAAGCAGAACGGCAACGGGCAGAGCGGCTTGCAGAACGATTGCGGCAGTTAGGGGAGGACATATAA
- a CDS encoding MEKHLA domain-containing protein, whose product MNTNLLPWQQAPIIRHSLRLLHSFHHWTGKPLLAVEGEPAAIAEALFHAPFVVVSHGTEADPVLNYGNQMALKLWEMDWPQFTQTPSRYTAEPIEQEERARLLQRAREQGLIDDYEGIRISSSGRRFQISQVVLWDVLDEAGQCCGQAATFDRWAFL is encoded by the coding sequence ATGAACACCAACCTTCTTCCCTGGCAACAAGCTCCGATCATTCGTCACAGTCTGCGGCTGCTACACAGCTTTCACCACTGGACTGGTAAGCCATTGTTGGCGGTGGAGGGAGAACCAGCCGCGATCGCTGAGGCTTTATTTCACGCTCCTTTTGTGGTGGTTTCCCATGGCACCGAGGCAGACCCCGTACTGAACTATGGCAACCAAATGGCTCTCAAACTGTGGGAAATGGACTGGCCCCAATTCACCCAAACGCCGTCCCGGTATACCGCAGAACCGATAGAACAGGAAGAGCGTGCCCGCCTGTTGCAACGAGCCAGGGAGCAAGGCTTGATTGATGACTATGAAGGGATTCGTATTTCCAGCAGCGGTCGGCGGTTTCAAATCAGCCAGGTGGTGTTGTGGGATGTGCTGGATGAAGCGGGCCAGTGCTGCGGACAGGCAGCCACGTTCGATCGCTGGGCTTTTCTTTGA
- a CDS encoding serine hydrolase has protein sequence MHERRSKVWSTPLMAIAGLVLILLAPEIVPATGQSISPTMPPFTQPVFSMTPKSALERLFNATSIEAEWFAPTFLAQVPIAQVQQIIASIKAELRTYQGVESEGEDYRIVFERGFVPTKISLNANGQISGLFFQPARLKVGQLSDIVAAFKALPGQVSLLVLEDGTERIAFHAHQPLAVGSTFKLAVLATLIQQIQSGQHSWEEVVSLQGQWKSLPSGVLQTWPDASLLTVQSLAALMISQSDNTATDHLMHLVGREAIEAVTLRNRPFLSTREAFVLKSRKNFDLLQQYRLGDEAARRQLLQTLVQKPLPTADEFTAEPVALDVEWFFTTTELCNLMAQVKDLPLMSINPGVAQPQHWQQVAYKGGSEAGVLNLTTGLKAKDGKQYCVSATWNNTVILDESRFFTLYTSLLELLK, from the coding sequence ATGCACGAGAGGCGATCTAAAGTATGGAGTACACCACTGATGGCGATCGCTGGGCTGGTTCTGATCCTGCTGGCACCTGAAATTGTTCCAGCTACAGGCCAATCAATATCCCCCACGATGCCTCCATTCACTCAACCTGTTTTCTCAATGACCCCTAAATCTGCACTGGAGCGATTATTTAACGCTACTTCTATAGAGGCCGAATGGTTTGCCCCCACGTTCCTCGCTCAGGTTCCCATTGCTCAAGTACAGCAAATTATCGCCAGTATCAAAGCAGAACTGAGGACTTATCAAGGGGTAGAGAGTGAAGGTGAGGATTACCGAATTGTCTTCGAGCGAGGATTCGTTCCAACAAAAATCAGCCTCAATGCCAATGGGCAAATTAGTGGGTTATTTTTCCAGCCTGCTCGCCTCAAGGTTGGTCAGCTTAGTGACATTGTTGCTGCGTTCAAAGCTTTGCCAGGTCAGGTCAGTTTGTTGGTCCTGGAAGATGGCACAGAGCGGATCGCCTTCCATGCTCATCAACCCCTTGCCGTTGGCTCCACCTTTAAGCTTGCGGTGCTTGCTACCTTAATCCAGCAGATTCAATCCGGTCAGCATTCCTGGGAAGAGGTTGTATCTCTACAAGGCCAGTGGAAAAGTTTACCCTCTGGTGTCCTGCAAACCTGGCCAGATGCCTCCTTGCTGACGGTTCAATCCCTGGCAGCCCTGATGATCTCGCAAAGTGACAATACGGCCACCGACCATCTGATGCATCTGGTAGGACGAGAAGCGATCGAAGCCGTCACACTGCGCAATCGCCCTTTCCTGAGTACTCGTGAGGCTTTCGTTCTCAAAAGCCGGAAGAATTTTGACCTGTTGCAGCAGTACCGGCTGGGAGATGAAGCGGCTCGTCGTCAGCTTCTACAAACCCTTGTTCAAAAACCCTTACCTACTGCTGACGAATTTACAGCAGAGCCAGTTGCACTTGATGTTGAGTGGTTCTTTACGACGACTGAGCTTTGTAATCTGATGGCACAGGTAAAGGATTTGCCATTGATGAGTATTAATCCCGGCGTGGCCCAACCTCAGCATTGGCAGCAGGTGGCCTATAAGGGAGGCTCTGAAGCAGGCGTACTCAATCTGACCACCGGGTTGAAGGCGAAAGATGGCAAGCAATACTGCGTTTCTGCCACCTGGAACAACACAGTGATACTGGATGAATCTCGTTTTTTCACGCTCTACACAAGTCTGCTGGAACTGTTGAAGTAA
- the codA gene encoding cytosine deaminase → MHDLLLRQCRLLQTDRTIADVDIAIQQGVVTAIAPKIAGAAKITLDIQQQLVSPPFVESHIHLDSALTAGQPRWNQSGTLFEGIEIWRERKQSLSLEDIKQRAIATLKQQASQGVLFVRSHADVSEASLTALQALLEVREAVKDWITLQVVAFPQDGIYGSPNNETLLEKALEMGADAVGGIPHYELTREDGVQSIHRIFALAEKYDRLIDIHCDEIDDDQSRFLEVVAAYAIRSEMGSRVTASHTTAFASYNNAYAFKLLGFLRRTEINFIANPLINITLQGRTDTYPKRRGVTRVKELWQQGMNVSFGHDCIQDPWYPLGTGNMLDVASMGLHVCQMTGTAEMNACYDMVTWNGAKTLHLDDRYGIEVGKPANLIVLDAQDRYDALRKRAIVRYVISHGKLLVRTECPQTNWYGPVASFDDC, encoded by the coding sequence ATGCATGATTTGCTGCTGCGTCAGTGCCGTTTACTCCAAACCGACCGAACGATCGCTGACGTGGATATTGCGATCCAGCAGGGAGTGGTTACGGCGATTGCTCCCAAAATTGCAGGAGCGGCCAAGATCACACTAGATATTCAGCAGCAGCTCGTCAGTCCTCCGTTTGTGGAATCCCACATTCACCTGGATTCTGCCCTGACCGCTGGCCAACCCCGCTGGAATCAAAGTGGCACCTTGTTTGAAGGAATTGAGATCTGGCGGGAACGTAAACAGTCCCTTTCTCTGGAGGACATCAAACAACGGGCGATCGCCACTTTGAAGCAACAGGCCAGCCAGGGAGTTTTGTTTGTCCGCAGCCATGCTGATGTCAGTGAAGCCAGCTTGACGGCACTTCAGGCATTGCTGGAAGTGCGGGAAGCGGTAAAGGATTGGATTACCTTACAGGTTGTCGCCTTTCCCCAGGATGGCATTTACGGCAGTCCCAATAATGAAACCCTGCTGGAAAAGGCTCTGGAAATGGGAGCCGATGCCGTCGGTGGGATTCCCCATTACGAACTGACCCGTGAAGATGGGGTGCAATCCATTCACCGGATTTTTGCCCTGGCGGAAAAGTACGATCGCTTGATTGACATCCATTGCGACGAAATTGATGATGACCAATCCCGCTTTTTAGAGGTCGTAGCCGCCTATGCCATTCGTAGTGAGATGGGTTCCCGCGTCACTGCCAGCCACACCACGGCCTTTGCTTCCTACAACAACGCTTACGCCTTCAAACTGCTGGGGTTTCTCCGCCGCACCGAAATCAATTTCATCGCCAATCCCCTGATTAACATCACTTTGCAAGGCCGCACGGATACCTATCCCAAGCGACGGGGGGTAACGCGGGTGAAAGAACTCTGGCAGCAGGGAATGAACGTCAGCTTTGGCCATGACTGTATTCAGGATCCCTGGTATCCTCTGGGGACAGGCAATATGCTGGACGTAGCCTCAATGGGGTTGCACGTCTGCCAGATGACTGGCACTGCTGAGATGAATGCCTGTTACGACATGGTGACATGGAATGGCGCTAAAACCTTGCATCTGGACGATCGCTACGGCATCGAAGTAGGCAAACCTGCTAACCTGATTGTGCTGGATGCTCAGGATCGCTACGATGCGCTACGGAAACGGGCGATCGTCCGCTACGTCATTTCCCACGGCAAGTTGCTGGTGCGAACTGAGTGCCCCCAAACCAACTGGTATGGCCCCGTTGCCTCTTTTGACGATTGTTGA
- a CDS encoding chromophore lyase CpcT/CpeT — MSHSTDLTTLARWMAADFSNQEQAFENPPLYAHIRVCMRPLPADFFSTVGFFLEQAYDFELNHPYRIRVMKLWVQDGRIELENYKIQGEEEFYNASRDPKRLQTLKLDRLEAMPGCNMHVEWTGNSFRGRVEPGKGCIVVRKEKTTYLDNEFLINEDGLISYDRGRDPETDELLWGSIAGPFQFVRWASFADEVKV; from the coding sequence ATGAGCCACTCAACCGATCTCACAACGCTTGCCCGCTGGATGGCAGCAGATTTTAGTAATCAAGAACAAGCTTTTGAAAATCCTCCCCTGTACGCTCACATCCGGGTTTGTATGCGGCCTCTGCCAGCAGATTTTTTTTCCACAGTGGGCTTTTTTCTGGAACAGGCGTATGATTTTGAATTAAATCATCCCTACCGAATTCGGGTGATGAAGCTCTGGGTGCAGGATGGACGCATCGAGTTGGAGAATTACAAGATTCAAGGGGAAGAGGAGTTTTATAACGCTTCTCGTGATCCCAAACGATTGCAAACTCTGAAACTAGACCGATTAGAAGCCATGCCGGGGTGCAATATGCATGTGGAATGGACAGGCAATAGCTTTAGAGGCCGGGTAGAGCCAGGAAAGGGCTGTATTGTTGTCCGAAAAGAAAAAACGACCTATCTGGATAATGAGTTTCTCATTAATGAGGATGGGTTGATTAGCTACGATCGCGGACGAGATCCGGAGACGGATGAACTGCTGTGGGGATCCATTGCAGGGCCGTTCCAATTCGTTCGCTGGGCCAGCTTTGCGGATGAAGTAAAGGTTTAA
- the pyrF gene encoding orotidine-5'-phosphate decarboxylase encodes MKIADRIIVPLDVPTEEEAIALLDQLPQVTFWKVGLELFVASGPSILQELKSRQKRVFLDLKFHDIPNTVAGACRSAARYGVDLITVHATAGKDALKAAQAAVEVGAAEADQAVPQLLAITVLTSLSARSLAFELKIPLELPEYALHMALMAQECGIPGAVCSPQEVSHLRQACGDRFLLVCPGVRPAWAIAADQRRTLTPREAFEAGANYLVIGRPITTAADPGAAFQQICEESFPIA; translated from the coding sequence GTGAAGATCGCCGATCGCATTATCGTGCCGCTGGATGTGCCAACAGAGGAGGAGGCGATCGCACTGCTGGATCAATTGCCTCAGGTGACGTTCTGGAAGGTGGGGTTAGAACTGTTTGTTGCCAGTGGCCCCAGCATTCTGCAGGAACTGAAGTCGCGCCAGAAGCGGGTTTTTTTAGATCTGAAGTTTCACGATATTCCCAATACAGTGGCGGGAGCCTGTCGATCGGCGGCGCGGTATGGGGTGGATTTGATTACTGTGCATGCGACGGCGGGCAAGGATGCGTTGAAGGCAGCCCAGGCAGCAGTGGAAGTAGGGGCTGCGGAAGCGGATCAGGCCGTGCCTCAATTATTAGCCATTACAGTTCTGACCAGTTTGAGTGCGCGATCGCTGGCGTTTGAGTTGAAAATTCCCCTGGAGTTGCCGGAATATGCGCTACACATGGCGTTAATGGCTCAGGAATGTGGCATTCCGGGTGCCGTGTGTTCGCCTCAGGAAGTCAGCCATCTACGGCAAGCCTGTGGCGATCGCTTCCTCCTGGTTTGTCCGGGAGTCCGTCCAGCCTGGGCTATTGCGGCTGATCAGCGCCGTACTCTAACTCCGCGAGAGGCTTTTGAAGCCGGAGCAAACTATCTGGTCATTGGGCGACCGATTACGACTGCGGCTGATCCGGGTGCTGCCTTTCAGCAAATTTGCGAGGAGAGTTTTCCTATCGCTTAA
- the tyrS gene encoding tyrosine--tRNA ligase yields the protein MDWLNRGTNEIFPHQPDSHNPDENLVQRLLNSDRPLRVKLGIDPTGSDIHVGHSIPVRKLRAFQDAGHTAVLIIGDFTARIGDPTGKSEVRRQLTEAEVAANAKTYLDQVRPILDFDTPGRLEIRYNSEWLSALDLAKIQELLATMTVGQMLAKEGFAERYEKGNPIYLHEFLYPLMQGYDSVVVEADVELGGTDQKFNIAVGRDLQRHFGMRPQFGLLLPILIGTDGVQKMSKSLGNYVALTDDPLTMYSKLEKTPDHLLKQYFELLTNLPLDRLPDNPRECQKLLALEVVSQYHGKEAAITAQKAAEDLVKGGGKTQTDVVPEFSLASVQFPAKLFFIVSASGLCKSSSDARRQIQGGAVKLDGDRVDQVDLTFQSAADLIGRTLSVGTKRFVRLVE from the coding sequence TTGGACTGGCTTAACCGGGGCACCAATGAGATTTTTCCCCATCAGCCTGATTCCCATAATCCCGATGAAAATCTGGTACAGCGGTTGTTGAACAGCGATCGCCCTCTGCGCGTCAAATTAGGAATTGATCCCACAGGCTCTGATATTCATGTTGGCCACAGTATTCCTGTGCGAAAGTTGCGGGCCTTTCAGGATGCAGGCCACACGGCTGTGTTAATCATTGGAGATTTCACAGCCCGGATTGGCGATCCCACCGGAAAGTCAGAAGTGCGCCGTCAGCTAACTGAAGCAGAAGTCGCCGCAAATGCTAAAACCTATCTGGATCAAGTCCGCCCGATTCTAGACTTTGATACCCCCGGACGGTTAGAAATTCGTTATAACTCTGAATGGTTATCGGCTCTGGATCTGGCGAAGATTCAGGAGTTGCTGGCGACGATGACCGTTGGGCAAATGCTGGCCAAAGAAGGGTTTGCGGAACGCTACGAGAAGGGCAATCCGATCTATCTGCATGAATTTCTCTACCCTCTGATGCAGGGCTATGATTCTGTCGTAGTGGAGGCCGATGTGGAACTGGGGGGCACGGATCAGAAGTTCAATATTGCTGTGGGACGGGATCTACAGCGCCATTTTGGGATGCGGCCCCAATTTGGATTATTGTTGCCGATTTTGATTGGCACGGATGGTGTGCAGAAAATGTCCAAATCCCTGGGCAACTACGTGGCGCTGACGGATGATCCGTTGACGATGTACTCCAAACTGGAGAAAACTCCCGATCACCTGCTGAAACAATACTTTGAGTTATTAACCAACTTGCCCCTCGATCGCCTCCCCGACAATCCCCGTGAGTGCCAGAAACTGCTGGCCCTGGAAGTCGTCTCGCAATATCACGGAAAGGAAGCCGCTATTACGGCCCAGAAAGCGGCTGAGGATCTGGTGAAAGGGGGTGGCAAGACCCAGACTGATGTGGTGCCAGAATTTTCCCTGGCCTCGGTACAATTTCCGGCTAAACTCTTCTTCATTGTCAGTGCCAGCGGTTTGTGCAAGAGCAGTTCCGATGCCCGTCGGCAAATTCAAGGGGGAGCGGTGAAACTGGACGGCGATCGGGTGGATCAAGTCGATCTCACCTTTCAGTCAGCTGCAGACCTGATCGGACGCACCCTCAGCGTCGGTACAAAACGCTTCGTCCGGCTAGTGGAATAA